CTTGCGTCTCGTATTACGAACCGAGCTGGTAGCGCGTGAAGCGGCGCACCTGGATGTTCTCGCCGGTCTTGGCGATGGCCTCGGTGAGGATCTCCTTGATGGATTTCTCGGGGACCTTCACGTAGGGCTGATCGAGGAGGACGATGGTCGAGTAGAACTTCTCGATCTTGCCTTCGACGATCTTCTGCACGGCGGCGGGCGGCTTGCCGGCGACCTGGGCGGAGGCGATGTCGCGTTCGGCGGCCAGATCGGCCTCGGGAACCTGGTCACGGGTGACGTAGAGCGGGTTCGCGGCGGCGATGTGCATGCCGAGGTTGCGGACGAGATCCTTGAAGTCGTCATTGCGGGCGACGAAGTCGGTCTCGCAGTTGACTTCAATGATGACGCCCACTTTGCCGCCGACGTGGATGTAGCTCTCGATGAGACCTTCCTTGGCTTCGCGGTCGGCGCGTTTGGCAGCCGAGGCGGCACCCTTCTTGCGGAGGATGGTGATGGCTGCTTCGATGTCGCCGTTGGTCTCAACTAGCGCGCGCTTGCAGTCCATGAGGCCGGCGCCCGTCTGGGCGCGCAGGTCGTTGACTTGGGTGGCGGTGATTGCGGTGCTCATTAAATCAGGATCGGGGGTGGATTATTCCTTGGGGGCGGCGACCTTCTTGCGAGGGGCGGCGGTGGTCTTCTTCTTCGCGGAGGCGTCGGCTTCGGCGACTTCGCCACCGGTGGGCAGCTCAACCTTGGAGAGGTCAACTTCGCCGGCTTCGTTGACGGCGCCAGCGGAGGCGGCCATCGAGGCGGAAACGGCGCGGAGGTCGGCCTGACCGCGGGTGTTGCGGCGGCTGTCGCGCTGGGCGAGGCCGTTCTGGATGGCCTCGACAACGGTGTCGACGATGATGCGGATGGACTTCACGGCGTCGTCGTTGCCCGGGATCGGGTAGGCGAGCTGGGTGGGGTCGGAGTTGGTGTCAACGAGACCGACGCAGGGGATGTTGAGGCGCTTGGCCTCGGCAACGGCGATGGCTTCGTGGTTGGCGTCGAGGACGAACACGGCGGACGGGAGATTGTTCATCTCCATGATGCCCGCGAAATTCTTGTTCATGCGGACCATCTCGCGCTTGATCGCGGACTCTTCCTTGGAGGAGAGCTTGGCGAGTTCGCCGGAGGATTCCTGCTGCTGGAACTTTTTGAACTTCGCGATGGATTTCTTGACGGTGGCGAAATTGGTGAGGGTGCCGCCGAGCCAACGGTCAACAGCGAAAGGCTGGTGGGTGGCGATGGCCGCCTCGCGGACGATTTCCTGGGCCTGGCGCTTGGTGCCGACGAAGAGCACGTTGCCGCCGCCGGCGACGGTCTCTTCGAGGAAGGAGTAGGCCTTCTGGAGGAGCTCGTGGGTCTTGCCGAGGTCGATGATGGTGATGCCCTGGCGGTGGTCGAAAATGTAGGGCTTGGAGCGGGGATTCCAACGGCGGGTCTGGTGGCCGAAGTGGACGCCGGCATCAAGGAGGTCTTTAGGTGAGACGTTCATGTGGTTTGATCTATGTATCTTTGAAACACAGGTCGGCCAATGGGCCGCCTTGCGATCGAGATGAGTGTTGTGGTGGTTGTTTCCCACGCCCGGAATTGGGTGAAGGAATGGAAGAGCACAGAGGGCGGGGAAGGGGCTGGCAAGCGGAGAATCGGGAATATTGCAAAATGGCCGTTGACAGAGAGGGTCGCAAAACCATGTTCTCGCCCTCCCACTTATTGCAGGGTGGAGCAGCCCGGTAGCTCGTCAGGCTCATAACCTGAAGGTCGTTGGTTCGAATCCAACCCCTGCACCCAATTTTGAAGCCCTTCCGTAACACGGGAGGGCTTTTTTGTGGGCGAGTTATGCGTTGAGCGTTCCAAGTATCTGTTCCACTAAGAAAAACACAGGGAGCGAGGGACCTGAATCACGTAGTTTTCAGAATGCGGTGATAAGGATGCTAGCGTTTTTATGTTTCTGCGGCTGATTTTTCTGCTGCGGGATCAAGAAGAACTGGGTTTGGCGGGCGGGACGGTTCGGATTAATGCGAAGCCGCCGGCGGCGAGTAATGCGCAGGCGAGGATGAACCAATCGCCGTGGCGCACATAGAAACTTTGTTTGCCTATCCAACGGGCGTCGGCGGTGACGGAAACCGTCTGCGTGCCGCGGAAATACACGGTGCCCGTCTCGGTGGTTTTCGTGTTTTCGGTGGAGATCTCGCCGGTGACGCGGTCACGGGTGAGCACGGCGCGGATGCTGCCGAATTCGTCGACCCAGCCGCTCCAGCCGCCATTGCCGCAACGAAGCAAGGGGCGTCGTGTCTCGACGGCGCGGAGCACGGCATTGGAGGCGTGTTGATAAGCCGCGCCGCCTTCGCCGAACCAACCGTTGTTGGTGTTTACCACGAGCAAGTCCGCGCCGGCTTGGACGCTTTCGCGTGAGAGATGCGGGAAGATGTCCTCGTAGCAAAGCAGCGCGCCCACGGCGAGCGGACGATCATGCACGGAAACCTGGAGCGGGGCGGGATCGGTGCCGCGGAGAAAATCTCCGCCGATCGGCACGAACTTGCCGAGCCAGCCGAGCAGGGGACGCAACGGAACGTATTCGCCGAAAGGCACGAGTTTTCGTTTCGCGTAGAAATGCGGTTGCAGGCCGTTCACGGGATCCACCACGAACACGGCGTTGAGCCAGTCTTCCTGCGTAGGATCGCTCGCGGAGGGTTGGCGCGCGATTGAGCCGAGCACGAGTGGGGCACCGGCGCGGTTGACCAAGGTTTCAACCCAGGCGCGCATTTCCGGGTCACCCTTGACGGCCCACGGCGTGGTGGCCTCGGGCCAGAGAATGAGGTCGGGCTTGGTGGCGCTCGCGGCGAGCGTGAGGGTTTCCAAGACCTCAAGGATGGCGGGGCCCTTGGTGTTGTCCCATTTGATGTCTTGCGCGATGTAAGGCTGCACAAACGCAATGCGACCCAGCGGAACGGTGAACTGCCGGCGGTTAAAGGTTTCCTGAAGTTGCGTGGCTACGCAGATGACCAGCAGGAACATCGCGGCAAAGAATTCCTGCGAGCGTTTACCCAGGCCGTGGCGACCCTCGCGGATGAGACGATGGGCGTAGGCCGTGAAGCCGAGATTCATAGCGATCAAAACAAACGACACGCCGCCGGCGCCGGTGAACGCGGCGATTTGCAGGATGGTCATGCGCTGCCATTGCGTGGCGGCGAGAGGCATCCAAGGAAAACCACTGAGAACCCAAGTGCGCGTCCACTCGCCGACGACCCAGAGTCCGGCGAGGCCAAACATAACCAGCAGTCGCGTGGAGGTGGATTGTCCGATCATGCGTGGGAGCGCCCAGCGCGCCGCCAGAAACCAGGAGCCGATCCATGCACCAATAAATGGACCGAGCAGCACAAGTCCACCGATGGTAACGTTGTGCAACCAGCCGAACAGGATCGTCCAGGCGACGGCTTGCGCGCCCAGCACGGTCCATGCGTAGAGACGAAAGGACGGACGCAGATAAGCCCAAAACAAAGCCGGCACAGCAAAGGCGTAGGCAAACTCGGGGGTGCGCGAAGGCGGGAAGGCCAAGACCGTGAGCACGACGGTGGCGATGAACACACCGGCCGACCACAGCAGGTTCGCGTGACGCTGCCACCACGCGGGAGGCTGGTCGTAGGATGCGTCGTTAATATCGGAAAGCGGAAAGTCGTCGGCCACGGTGAAACTTGAGACTGTGCCACGCGGCGGGTGGCGTGCAAGCGAGCCTTCTCGGGGTGGCCGCGCGCTGGTTATCGTGAGTGGAAACGAGGTGGGGGTTTTCCACGGGAGTTCCCTTGTGCGAGGACAGGAGGGTGGGTTTCATCGCGCTTTCGTTTATGCAAAATCTCATCCTTTTCCCGTTCGCCGACTATTGGTGGTTCTACGGGTTGTTTACGCTGTTTGTGCTGGGTATGCTGGCACTCGACCTGGGCGTCTTTCACAAGTCCGCCCATGAAGTCACCGTCAAGGAAGCGGCGGGCTGGAGTGTCGCCTGGATTTCGCTGGCGATGCTTTTTTGCTTTGGTTTCTGGCATTATGCGCAGTGGAAACTGCCTCATTATCCGCCGCTGCTGGAAGTGCTCGCGGCCCAAGGCATCACGGATGCCGCCGCCATCGCGGTGGAGGCGGGTAAGCTCGCCAATCAGACCGCGCTGGAGTTCCTCACGGGCTTCGTCGTCGAGAAGTCTCTCTCGGTGGACAATATTTTCGTGTTCATCGTGGTGTTCAGCTATTTCGGCGTGCCGAAAATGTATCAGCACCGCGTGCTGTTCTTCGGCATTATCGGTGCGCTGGTTTTCCGAACGATCTTCATCACCATCGGCGCGGCTCTCATTCAATTCCACTGGGTGCTGTGGGTGTTTGGCGCGTTCCTGATTTTTACGGGCATCAAGATTTTCTTCTCGGACGAAAAGCCGATCGAGCCGGAGAAGAATCCGTTCATAAAACTACTGCGGAAGTTTATCCCCATCACTCCCGAGATGGAGGGGCAGAAGTTTTTCCTGCGCAAAGAAGGCATTCTCTACGGCACGCCATTGCTGGTGTGCGTGGTGTTCATCGAGCTGACCGACATCGTGTTCGCGGTGGATTCGGTGCCGGCGATCTTCGCGATCACCCGTGAGCCGTTGATTGTTTTCACGTCCAATATTTTCGCGATCCTCGGTCTGCGCGCGCTATTTTTTCTGCTGATCAGCGTCATGCATAAATTCCACTTCTTGAAATACGGACTCGGCATCATCCTCGTGTTTGTGGGCTTGAAGATGGTGTGGCTGAGCTCGCTCTTCCCTAACAATAAATTCCCCGTGACCTGGTCGCTGGGCATCATCGGCGGTGTGTTGGTGGCGTCCGTCGTGCTTTCGCTGGTCTTCCCGAAGGCGGCCGAGGCTGAACATTCCACCCACGGATGAGTGCGGTTTTAACGGAAATACTGATCATTTTCGGACTGCTCCTTTTGAATGGCGTGTTCGCCATGGCGGAAATCGCCGTGGTGTCCTCGCGCAAGGCACGGCTTAAAAAAATGGCCGACGAGGGCTCGATCCGCGCCAAGGCTGCGCTGGCGCTGGCCGAGGAACCCACGCGGTTTCTCTCGACGGTGCAGATCGGCATCACGCTGGTGGGCATTCTGGCGGGTGCGTTTGGCGGT
This window of the Rariglobus hedericola genome carries:
- the rpsB gene encoding 30S ribosomal protein S2, whose amino-acid sequence is MNVSPKDLLDAGVHFGHQTRRWNPRSKPYIFDHRQGITIIDLGKTHELLQKAYSFLEETVAGGGNVLFVGTKRQAQEIVREAAIATHQPFAVDRWLGGTLTNFATVKKSIAKFKKFQQQESSGELAKLSSKEESAIKREMVRMNKNFAGIMEMNNLPSAVFVLDANHEAIAVAEAKRLNIPCVGLVDTNSDPTQLAYPIPGNDDAVKSIRIIVDTVVEAIQNGLAQRDSRRNTRGQADLRAVSASMAASAGAVNEAGEVDLSKVELPTGGEVAEADASAKKKTTAAPRKKVAAPKE
- a CDS encoding TerC family protein, which codes for MQNLILFPFADYWWFYGLFTLFVLGMLALDLGVFHKSAHEVTVKEAAGWSVAWISLAMLFCFGFWHYAQWKLPHYPPLLEVLAAQGITDAAAIAVEAGKLANQTALEFLTGFVVEKSLSVDNIFVFIVVFSYFGVPKMYQHRVLFFGIIGALVFRTIFITIGAALIQFHWVLWVFGAFLIFTGIKIFFSDEKPIEPEKNPFIKLLRKFIPITPEMEGQKFFLRKEGILYGTPLLVCVVFIELTDIVFAVDSVPAIFAITREPLIVFTSNIFAILGLRALFFLLISVMHKFHFLKYGLGIILVFVGLKMVWLSSLFPNNKFPVTWSLGIIGGVLVASVVLSLVFPKAAEAEHSTHG
- the tsf gene encoding translation elongation factor Ts, yielding MSTAITATQVNDLRAQTGAGLMDCKRALVETNGDIEAAITILRKKGAASAAKRADREAKEGLIESYIHVGGKVGVIIEVNCETDFVARNDDFKDLVRNLGMHIAAANPLYVTRDQVPEADLAAERDIASAQVAGKPPAAVQKIVEGKIEKFYSTIVLLDQPYVKVPEKSIKEILTEAIAKTGENIQVRRFTRYQLGS
- the lnt gene encoding apolipoprotein N-acyltransferase; amino-acid sequence: MADDFPLSDINDASYDQPPAWWQRHANLLWSAGVFIATVVLTVLAFPPSRTPEFAYAFAVPALFWAYLRPSFRLYAWTVLGAQAVAWTILFGWLHNVTIGGLVLLGPFIGAWIGSWFLAARWALPRMIGQSTSTRLLVMFGLAGLWVVGEWTRTWVLSGFPWMPLAATQWQRMTILQIAAFTGAGGVSFVLIAMNLGFTAYAHRLIREGRHGLGKRSQEFFAAMFLLVICVATQLQETFNRRQFTVPLGRIAFVQPYIAQDIKWDNTKGPAILEVLETLTLAASATKPDLILWPEATTPWAVKGDPEMRAWVETLVNRAGAPLVLGSIARQPSASDPTQEDWLNAVFVVDPVNGLQPHFYAKRKLVPFGEYVPLRPLLGWLGKFVPIGGDFLRGTDPAPLQVSVHDRPLAVGALLCYEDIFPHLSRESVQAGADLLVVNTNNGWFGEGGAAYQHASNAVLRAVETRRPLLRCGNGGWSGWVDEFGSIRAVLTRDRVTGEISTENTKTTETGTVYFRGTQTVSVTADARWIGKQSFYVRHGDWFILACALLAAGGFALIRTVPPAKPSSS